One window of Saimiri boliviensis isolate mSaiBol1 chromosome 4, mSaiBol1.pri, whole genome shotgun sequence genomic DNA carries:
- the RING1 gene encoding E3 ubiquitin-protein ligase RING1, with product MTTPANAQNASKTWELSLYELHRTPQEAIMDGTEIAVSPRSLHSELMCPICLDMLKNTMTTKECLHRFCSDCIVTALRSGNKECPTCRKKLVSKRSLRPDPNFDALISKIYPSREEYEAHQDRVLIRLSRLHNQQALSSSIEEGLRMQAMHRAQRVRRPIPGSDQTTTMSGGEGEPGEGEGDGEDVSSDSAPDSAPGPAPKRPRGVGAGGSSVGTGGGGTGGVGGGAGSEDSGDRAGTLGGGTLGPPSPPGAPSPPEPGGEIELVFRPHPLLVEKGEYCQTRYVKTTGNATVDHLSKYLALRIALERRQQQEAGEPGGPGGGASDTGGPDGGGGEGGGAGGGDGPEEPALPSLEGVSEKQYTIYIAPGGGAFTTLNGSLTLELVNEKFWKVSRPLELCYAPTKDPK from the exons ATGACGACGCCGGCGAATGCCCAGAATGCCAGCAAGACGTGGGAACTGAGTCTGTATGAGCTGCACCGGACCCCGCAG GAAGCCATAATGGATGGCACAGAGATTGCAGTTTCCCCTCGGTCACTGCATTCGGAACTCATGTGCCCTATCTGCCTGGACATGCTGAAGAATACAATGACCACCAAGGAGTGCCTCCACAGATTCTGCTCTGACTGCATTGTTACAGCCCTGCGGAGCGG GAACAAGGAGTGTCCTACCTGCCGAAAGAAGCTGGTATCCAAGCGATCCCTACGGCCAGACCCCAACTTCGATGCCCTGATCTCTAAGATCTATCCCAGCCGGGAGGAATACGAGGCCCATCAAGACCGAGTGCTCATCCGCCTGAGCCGCCTGCACAACCAGCAGGCATTGAGCTCCAGCATTGAGGAGGGGCTGCGCATGCAGGCCATGCACAG GGCCCAGCGTGTGAGGCGGCCGATACCCGGGTCAGATCAGACCACAACGATGAGTGGGGGGGAAGGAGAGcctggggagggagaaggagatggagaagaTGTGAGCTCAGACTCCGCCCCTGACTCTGCCCCAGGCCCTGCTCCCAAGCGACCCCGTGGAGTGGGTGCAGGGGGGAGCAGTGTAGGGACAGGGGGAGGTGGCACtggaggggtgggtgggggtgccGGTTCGGAAGACTCTGGTGACCGGGCAGGGACTCTAGGAGGGGGAACCCTGGGCCCCCCAAGCCCTCCTGGGGCCCCCAGCCCCCCGGAGCCAGGTGGAGAAATTGAGCTCGTGTTCCGGCCCCACCCGCTGCTTGTGGAGAAGGGAGAATACTGCCAGACAAG GTATGTGAAGACAACTGGGAATGCTACAGTGGACCATCTCTCCAAGTACTTGGCCCTGCGCATTGCCCTTGAGCggaggcagcagcaggaagcAGGGGAGCCCGGAGGGCCTGGAGGGGGTGCCTCTGACACCGGAGGACCTgatgggggtggtggtgagggtgggggtgCCGGAGGAGGTGACGGTCCTGAGGAGCCTGctttgcccagcctggagggcgTCAGTGAAAAGCAGTACACCATCTACATTGCACCTGGAGGCGGGGCGTTCACG ACGTTGAATGGTTCGCTGACCCTGGAGCTGGTGAATGAGAAGTTCTGGAAGGTGTCCCGGCCGCTGGAGCTGTGCTATGCTCCCACCAAGGATCCAAAGTGA
- the SLC39A7 gene encoding zinc transporter SLC39A7 isoform X1, translated as MAKGLGVPRWVAVGLLTWAALGLPVAGHGGYDDLHDDLQEDFHGHSHRHSHEGFHHGHSHAHGHGHTHESIWHGHTHDNDHGHSHEDLHHGHSHGHSHESLYHRGHGHDHEHSHGGYGESGTPGIKRDLDAVTLWAYALGATVLISAAPFFVLFLIPVESNSPRHRSLLQILLSFASGGLLGDAFLHLIPHALEPHSHHTLEQPGHGHSHSGQGPILSVGLWVLSGIVAFLVVEKFVRHVKGGHGHSHGHGHAHSPTRGSHGHGRQEHSTKEKQSSEEEEKETGGVQKRRGGSTVPRDGPVRPQKHEEEKRGLDLRVSGYLNLAADLAHNFTDGLAIGASFRGGRGLGILTTMTVLLHEVPHEVGDFAILVQSGCSKKQAMRLQLLTAVGALAGTACALLAEGGTVGSEVAGGAGPGWVLPFTAGGFIYVATVSVLPELLREASPLQSFLEVLGLLGGVVMMVLIAHLE; from the exons ATGGCCAAAGGTCTGGGGGTCCCCCGCTGGGTGGCCGTGGGACTGCTGACCTGGGCAGCCTTGGGGCTTCCGGTGGCTGGACACGGGGGTTATGACGACCTGCACGACGATCTGCAAGAGGACTTCCATGGCCACAGCCACAGGCACTCACATGAAGGTTTCCACCATGGACATAGCCATGCCCACGGCCATGGCCACACTCACGAGAGCATCTGGCATGGACATACCCACGATAACGACCATGGACATTCACATGAGGATTTACACCATGGCCATAGCCATGGCCACTCCCATGAGAGCCTCTACCACAGAGGACATGGACATGACCATGAGCATAGCCATGGAGGCTATGGGGAGTCTGGGACTCCAGGCATCAAACGGGACCTGGATGCTGTCACTCTCTGGGCTTAT GCACTGGGGGCCACAGTGCTGATCTCCGCAGCTCCATTTTTTGTCCTCTTCCTTATTCCTGTGGAGTCAAACTCTCCCCGGCATCGCTCTCTACTTCAGATCTTGCTTAGTTTTGCTTCCGGTGGGCTCCTGGGAGACGCCTTCCTGCACCTCATTCCTCATGCTCTTG AACCTCATTCTCACCACACTCTGGAGCAACCTGGACATGGACACTCCCACAGTG GCCAGGGCCCCATTCTGTCTGTGGGACTGTGGGTTCTCAGTGGAATTGTTGCCTTTCTGGTCGTGGAGAAATTTGTGAGACATGTGAAAGGAGGACATGGACACAGTCATGGACATGGACATGCTCATAGTCCCACACGTGGAAGTCACGGACATGGAAGACAGG aGCATTCTACCAAGGAGAAGCAGAgctcagaggaagaagaaaaggaaacaggggGGGTCCAGAAGCGGCGAGGAGGGAGCACAGTACCCAGAGATGGGCCAGTGAGACCTCagaagcatgaagaagaaaaaagaggcttGG ACCTGCGTGTGTCGGGATACCTGAATCTGGCTGCTGACTTGGCACACAACTTCACTGATGGTCTGGCCATTGGGGCTTCCTTTCGAGGGGGTCGGGGACTAGGGATCCTGACCACAATGACTGTCCTGCTACATGAAGTGCCCCATGAGGTTGGAGACTTTGCCATCTTGGTCCAGTCTGGCTGCAGCAAAAAGCAG GCGATGCGTCTGCAACTACTGACAGCAGTAGGGGCACTGGCAGGCACTGCCTGTGCCCTTCTGGCTGAAGGAGGAACAGTGGGCAGTGAAGTTGCAGGTGGTGCAGGTCCTGGCTGGGTCCTGCCGTTTACTGCAGGTGGCTTTATCTACGTGGCAACAGTGTCTGTGTTGCCAGAGCTGCTGAGGGAGGCATCACCATTGCAGTCATTTCTGGAGGTGCTGGGGCTGCTGGGGGGAGTTGTCATGATGGTGCTGATTGCCCACCTCGAGTGA
- the SLC39A7 gene encoding zinc transporter SLC39A7 isoform X2: protein MAKGLGVPRWVAVGLLTWAALGLPVAGHGGYDDLHDDLQEDFHGHSHRHSHEGFHHGHSHAHGHGHTHESIWHGHTHDNDHGHSHEDLHHGHSHGHSHESLYHRGHGHDHEHSHGGYGESGTPGIKRDLDAVTLWAYALGATVLISAAPFFVLFLIPVESNSPRHRSLLQILLSFASGGLLGDAFLHLIPHALGQGPILSVGLWVLSGIVAFLVVEKFVRHVKGGHGHSHGHGHAHSPTRGSHGHGRQEHSTKEKQSSEEEEKETGGVQKRRGGSTVPRDGPVRPQKHEEEKRGLDLRVSGYLNLAADLAHNFTDGLAIGASFRGGRGLGILTTMTVLLHEVPHEVGDFAILVQSGCSKKQAMRLQLLTAVGALAGTACALLAEGGTVGSEVAGGAGPGWVLPFTAGGFIYVATVSVLPELLREASPLQSFLEVLGLLGGVVMMVLIAHLE from the exons ATGGCCAAAGGTCTGGGGGTCCCCCGCTGGGTGGCCGTGGGACTGCTGACCTGGGCAGCCTTGGGGCTTCCGGTGGCTGGACACGGGGGTTATGACGACCTGCACGACGATCTGCAAGAGGACTTCCATGGCCACAGCCACAGGCACTCACATGAAGGTTTCCACCATGGACATAGCCATGCCCACGGCCATGGCCACACTCACGAGAGCATCTGGCATGGACATACCCACGATAACGACCATGGACATTCACATGAGGATTTACACCATGGCCATAGCCATGGCCACTCCCATGAGAGCCTCTACCACAGAGGACATGGACATGACCATGAGCATAGCCATGGAGGCTATGGGGAGTCTGGGACTCCAGGCATCAAACGGGACCTGGATGCTGTCACTCTCTGGGCTTAT GCACTGGGGGCCACAGTGCTGATCTCCGCAGCTCCATTTTTTGTCCTCTTCCTTATTCCTGTGGAGTCAAACTCTCCCCGGCATCGCTCTCTACTTCAGATCTTGCTTAGTTTTGCTTCCGGTGGGCTCCTGGGAGACGCCTTCCTGCACCTCATTCCTCATGCTCTTG GCCAGGGCCCCATTCTGTCTGTGGGACTGTGGGTTCTCAGTGGAATTGTTGCCTTTCTGGTCGTGGAGAAATTTGTGAGACATGTGAAAGGAGGACATGGACACAGTCATGGACATGGACATGCTCATAGTCCCACACGTGGAAGTCACGGACATGGAAGACAGG aGCATTCTACCAAGGAGAAGCAGAgctcagaggaagaagaaaaggaaacaggggGGGTCCAGAAGCGGCGAGGAGGGAGCACAGTACCCAGAGATGGGCCAGTGAGACCTCagaagcatgaagaagaaaaaagaggcttGG ACCTGCGTGTGTCGGGATACCTGAATCTGGCTGCTGACTTGGCACACAACTTCACTGATGGTCTGGCCATTGGGGCTTCCTTTCGAGGGGGTCGGGGACTAGGGATCCTGACCACAATGACTGTCCTGCTACATGAAGTGCCCCATGAGGTTGGAGACTTTGCCATCTTGGTCCAGTCTGGCTGCAGCAAAAAGCAG GCGATGCGTCTGCAACTACTGACAGCAGTAGGGGCACTGGCAGGCACTGCCTGTGCCCTTCTGGCTGAAGGAGGAACAGTGGGCAGTGAAGTTGCAGGTGGTGCAGGTCCTGGCTGGGTCCTGCCGTTTACTGCAGGTGGCTTTATCTACGTGGCAACAGTGTCTGTGTTGCCAGAGCTGCTGAGGGAGGCATCACCATTGCAGTCATTTCTGGAGGTGCTGGGGCTGCTGGGGGGAGTTGTCATGATGGTGCTGATTGCCCACCTCGAGTGA
- the HSD17B8 gene encoding (3R)-3-hydroxyacyl-CoA dehydrogenase codes for MASQLQHRLRSALALVTGAGSGIGRAVSVRLAGEGATVAACDLDGAAAQETVRLLGGPGSKEGPPRGNHAAFQADVSEASAARRLLEQVQACFSRPPSVVVSCAGITRDEFLLHMSEDDWDKVIAVNLKGTFLVTQAAGQALVSSGCRGSIINISSIIGKVGNMGQTNYAASKAGVIGLTQTAARELGRHGIRCNSVLPGFIATPMTQKVPQKVVDKITGMIPMGHLGDPEDVADVVAFLASEDSGYITGASVEVTGGLFM; via the exons ATGGCGTCTCAGCTCCAGCACCGGCTCCGCTCTGCACTGGCTTTGGTCACAG GTGCGGGGAGCGGCATCGGCCGGGCGGTCAGTGTGCGGCTGGCCGGAGAGGGGGCCACAGTAGCCGCCTGCGACCTGGACGGGGCAGCGGCACAGGAGACAGTGCGGCTGCTGGGCGGGCCAGGGAGCAAGGAGGGGCCGCCCCGAGGGAACCACGCTGCCTTCCAGGCTGACGTGTCTGAGGCCAGTGCCGCCAGACGCCTGCTGGAACAAGTGCAG GCCTGCTTTTCTCGCCCACCATCTGTCGTTGTGTCCTGTGCGGGCATCACCCGGGATGAGTTTCTGCTGCACATGTCTGAGGATGACTGGGACAAAGTCATAGCTGTCAATCTCAAG GGCACCTTCCTAGTCACTCAGGCTGCAGGCCAAGCCCTAGTGTCCAGTGGTTGCCGTGGTTCCATCATCAACATCAGTAGCATCATAGGAAAG GTGGGGAACATGGGACAGACAAACTATGCAGCATCCAAGGCTGGAGTGATTGGGCTGACCCAGACTGCAGCCCGAGAGCTTGGACG ACATGGGATCCGCTGTAACTCTGTCCTCCCAGGGTTCATTGCAACACCCATGACACAGAAAGTGCCACAGAAAGTGGTGGACAAG ATTACTGGAATGATCCCAATGGGACACTTGGGGGACCCTGAGG ATGTGGCAGATGTGGTCGCATTCTTGGCATCTGAAGATAGTGGATACATCACAGGGGCCTCAGTGGAAGTCACTG GAGGTCTTTTCATGTAA